The Henckelia pumila isolate YLH828 chromosome 2, ASM3356847v2, whole genome shotgun sequence genome includes a window with the following:
- the LOC140883902 gene encoding uncharacterized protein isoform X1, translating to MRVLGESWCFCSGGGKSERMKAAIFSGKAMAMARIHDGGTGFLIHRNLLLTTHANIPSVAAAETADIRLQNGLAASLFPHRFFITSSVLDLTIVGLDALDGESNAPAQPHYLKTCSKPNLELGSMVYLLGYTEKQELAVGEGKVVIATDNLIKLSTDGVTWSAGSAGFDIHGNLAFMVCDPMKLATSPNTKSSSTSTSSTSSWKKDVPMQFGIPIPIICDWLNQHWEGNLDELNKPKLPLIRLMSTGQKSENSCASFTMRRVFKATEGENMGTPTSSNMISKPMEQPGSSSAVVNIFENGTLTGDPLAATHVQGIPTPDIYDSPMLTSFPVKKKDVTQIQLLDINFPPRTAKALLSPQPSRKVPANCDQNYAKNLSQLPPEGQRLCDVGPPSPMVDAESTGSVNGAAHSDIQSSSSPIEIPEAPHEYSSEGETTMYSAETAESRNYTSPREGMFYQVGRSQSCVNYNRWGPMPKNLVARGATLEKHRSFMQGRNVYSQGTTSQRSNDYFSPTVSSIMKKRNNLEQQNRPRQSAVISSPRWLF from the exons ATGAGGGTTTTGGGGGAGTCTTGGTGTTTCTGCAGCGGAGGTGGCAAGTCGGAGAGAATGAAGGCCGCTATTTTCTCCGGCAAGGCAATGGCCATGGCTAGAATACACGACGGAGGCACCGGATTCTTGATCCACCGGAATCTGCTGCTCACCACCCACGCTAATATTCCCTCCGTCGCCGCCGCGGAGACCGCCGACATTAGGCTCCAGAATGGACTTGCCGCTAGCCTTTTTCCTCATAG aTTCTTTATTACGAGCTCTGTTCTTGATCTGACTATTGTAGGGCTTGATGCCCTAGATGGAGAGTCAAATGCACCAGCTCAACCTCACTACTTGAAAACCTGTTCAAAGCCAAATTTGGAACTTGGAAGTATGGTTTATCTTTTAGGATATACGGAGAAACAGGAGTTGGCTGTGGGTGAAGGAAAGGTAGTTATAGCTACAGACAATCTGATAAAGCTGTCAACCGATGGAGTGACTTGGAGCGCAggctctgctggttttgatattCATGGCAATCTCGCTTTCATGGTTTGTGATCCTATGAAGCTTGCAACATCACCAAACACTAAATCCTCTTCTACTTCAACATCTTCAACTTCATCATGGAAGAAAGACGTGCCCATGCAATTTGGTATCCCTATCCCAATTATCTGTGATTGGTTAAACCAGCACTGGGAAGGCAACCTTGATGAACTTAACAAACCCAAGTTACCTTTGATACGGTTGATGTCTACTGGTCAGAAAAGTGAGAATTCTTGTGCATCATTCACAATGCGACGAGTTTTTAAGGCAACCGAAGGTGAAAACATGGGGACACCAACATCCTCAAACATGATATCTAAACCTATGGAGCAACCTGGATCAAGTTCTGCTGTTGTCAACATATTTGAAAATGGGACTTTGACTGGTGACCCACTAGCTGCAACTCATGTCCAGGGGATTCCAACTCCGGATATTTACGATTCCCCAATGTTAACCTCATTCCcagtgaagaagaaggatgtcACTCAGATCCAGCTTTTGGACATCAATTTTCCACCTAGAACTGCTAAAGCTTTGCTGTCACCTCAACCATCAAGAAAAGTACCGGCCAACTGTGATCAAAATTATGCCAAAAACTTATCACAGCTACCTCCAGAAGGACAACGGCTTTGTGATGTAGGACCTCCCAGCCCCATGGTGGATGCTGAATCAACAGGGTCAGTCAACGGGGCTGCTCATAGTGACATCCAATCAAGTTCTTCACCCATTGAGATACCAGAAGCACCACATGAATACAGCAGCGAGGGAGAAACGACCATGTACTCTGCCGAAACAGCTGAAAGCCGTAACTATACCAGTCCTAGAGAGGGAATGTTTTATCAAGTAGGGAGGAGCCAAAGTTGTGTCAACTACAACCGATGGGGGCCAATGCCAAAAAATTTAGTTGCACGTGGGGCAACGCTGGAAAAGCACAGGAGCTTTATGCAAGGAAGGAATGTTTACTCTCAAGGGACAACTTCTCAGAGGAGCAACGACTACTTTAGCCCCACTGTTTCTTCAATAATGAAGAAGCGGAACAATTTGGAGCAACAAAACAGGCCAAGGCAAAGTGCAGTCATTTCGTCTCCACGGTGGTTGTTCTAA
- the LOC140883902 gene encoding uncharacterized protein isoform X2 encodes MDLPLAFFLIGLDALDGESNAPAQPHYLKTCSKPNLELGSMVYLLGYTEKQELAVGEGKVVIATDNLIKLSTDGVTWSAGSAGFDIHGNLAFMVCDPMKLATSPNTKSSSTSTSSTSSWKKDVPMQFGIPIPIICDWLNQHWEGNLDELNKPKLPLIRLMSTGQKSENSCASFTMRRVFKATEGENMGTPTSSNMISKPMEQPGSSSAVVNIFENGTLTGDPLAATHVQGIPTPDIYDSPMLTSFPVKKKDVTQIQLLDINFPPRTAKALLSPQPSRKVPANCDQNYAKNLSQLPPEGQRLCDVGPPSPMVDAESTGSVNGAAHSDIQSSSSPIEIPEAPHEYSSEGETTMYSAETAESRNYTSPREGMFYQVGRSQSCVNYNRWGPMPKNLVARGATLEKHRSFMQGRNVYSQGTTSQRSNDYFSPTVSSIMKKRNNLEQQNRPRQSAVISSPRWLF; translated from the exons ATGGACTTGCCGCTAGCCTTTTTCCTCATAG GGCTTGATGCCCTAGATGGAGAGTCAAATGCACCAGCTCAACCTCACTACTTGAAAACCTGTTCAAAGCCAAATTTGGAACTTGGAAGTATGGTTTATCTTTTAGGATATACGGAGAAACAGGAGTTGGCTGTGGGTGAAGGAAAGGTAGTTATAGCTACAGACAATCTGATAAAGCTGTCAACCGATGGAGTGACTTGGAGCGCAggctctgctggttttgatattCATGGCAATCTCGCTTTCATGGTTTGTGATCCTATGAAGCTTGCAACATCACCAAACACTAAATCCTCTTCTACTTCAACATCTTCAACTTCATCATGGAAGAAAGACGTGCCCATGCAATTTGGTATCCCTATCCCAATTATCTGTGATTGGTTAAACCAGCACTGGGAAGGCAACCTTGATGAACTTAACAAACCCAAGTTACCTTTGATACGGTTGATGTCTACTGGTCAGAAAAGTGAGAATTCTTGTGCATCATTCACAATGCGACGAGTTTTTAAGGCAACCGAAGGTGAAAACATGGGGACACCAACATCCTCAAACATGATATCTAAACCTATGGAGCAACCTGGATCAAGTTCTGCTGTTGTCAACATATTTGAAAATGGGACTTTGACTGGTGACCCACTAGCTGCAACTCATGTCCAGGGGATTCCAACTCCGGATATTTACGATTCCCCAATGTTAACCTCATTCCcagtgaagaagaaggatgtcACTCAGATCCAGCTTTTGGACATCAATTTTCCACCTAGAACTGCTAAAGCTTTGCTGTCACCTCAACCATCAAGAAAAGTACCGGCCAACTGTGATCAAAATTATGCCAAAAACTTATCACAGCTACCTCCAGAAGGACAACGGCTTTGTGATGTAGGACCTCCCAGCCCCATGGTGGATGCTGAATCAACAGGGTCAGTCAACGGGGCTGCTCATAGTGACATCCAATCAAGTTCTTCACCCATTGAGATACCAGAAGCACCACATGAATACAGCAGCGAGGGAGAAACGACCATGTACTCTGCCGAAACAGCTGAAAGCCGTAACTATACCAGTCCTAGAGAGGGAATGTTTTATCAAGTAGGGAGGAGCCAAAGTTGTGTCAACTACAACCGATGGGGGCCAATGCCAAAAAATTTAGTTGCACGTGGGGCAACGCTGGAAAAGCACAGGAGCTTTATGCAAGGAAGGAATGTTTACTCTCAAGGGACAACTTCTCAGAGGAGCAACGACTACTTTAGCCCCACTGTTTCTTCAATAATGAAGAAGCGGAACAATTTGGAGCAACAAAACAGGCCAAGGCAAAGTGCAGTCATTTCGTCTCCACGGTGGTTGTTCTAA
- the LOC140883004 gene encoding acyl-coenzyme A thioesterase 2, chloroplastic → MESNPTSPTPIPIFSNFTSPFEYSPKKSESNSSTRKPLSLWPGMYHSPVTSTLWETRSKIFERLLDPPLDAPPQSELLTKKPSQSRMTILYNFSSDYTLREQYRDPWNEVRIGKLLEDLDALAGTISVKHCSDDDSTTRPLYLVTASVDKMVLKKPIFVDVDLNISGAVIWVGRSSIEIQLDVTQPAPAEDTDSVALTANFIFVARDYKTGKAAPVNRLTPETEQEKLLYEAAEVRSKLRKNKLNGDNKVIENGEENKFKALLAEGRIFCDMPALADRDCILLRDTRLENSLICQPQQRNIHGRIFGGFLMLRAFELAFSTSYVFAGVMPSFMEVDHVDFLKPVDVGDFLRFKSCVLYTEFQDSDQPLIHVEVVAHVTRPELRSSEVSNRFYFTFTVRPEAKAMMNNGHRVRKVVPATEEEAHRIAERMDADML, encoded by the exons ATGGAGTCCAATCCCACTTCCCCAACTCCCATTCCAATCTTTTCCAATTTTACCTCACCATTTGAGTACTCTCCCAAGAAAAGTGAATCCAATTCTTCAACAAGGAAGCCCCTTAGTTTGTGGCCAGGAATGTACCACTCACCTGTTACGAGTACCCTTTGGGAAACAAGGTCCAAGATCTTTGAAAGGCTTCTCGATCCCCCGCTTGATGCACCCCCACAGAGCGAATTGCTGACGAAAAAGCCATCACAGAGCAGAATGACTATTCTGTACAATTTCTCCAGTGATTATACGCTGAGAGAACAATACAGGGATCCTTGGAATGAGGTCAGAATTGGAAAATTGCTCGAAGATCTCGATGCTCTTGCAGGAACCATATCTGTTAAG CACTGTTCAGATGATGATAGCACCACTAGACCGCTCTATCTGGTGACTGCTTCTGTCGATAAAATGGTACTAAAGAAGCCCATTTTTGTTGACGTTGATCTGAATATATCTGGTGCTGTAATTTGGGTTGGCCGGTCTTCAATTGAGATTCAGCTCGATGTGACTCAGCCAGCTCCTG CTGAAGATACAGATTCAGTTGCCTTGACCGCGAATTTCATTTTCGTGGCTCGTGATTACAAGACGGGCAAAGCTGCTCCTGTGAATCGACTAACTCCAGAAACAGAGCAAGAGAAGTTGCTCTATGAGGCCGCAGAAGTAAGAAGCAAACTGAGAAAAAATAAGTTGAATGGTGATAATAAAGTTATTGAAAATGGAGAGGAGAATAAATTCAAAGCATTACTAGCTGAGGGACGCATCTTCTGTGACATGCCAGCCTTGGCAGATAGAGACTGTATTCTTCTCAGAGACACTCGCCTCGAGAACTCTTTAATTTGCCAGCCACAGCAAAGAAACATTCATGGTCGGATCTTTGGAGGGTTTCTGATGCTCCGAGCATTCGAATTAGCTTTTTCAACATCCTATGTGTTTGCTGGAGTGATGCCATCCTTTATGGAAGTTGATCATGTTGATTTTTTGAAACCG GTAGACGTCGGGGACTTCTTACGTTTTAAGTCATGTGTATTGTACACAGAATTCCAGGATTCGGATCAGCCCCTAATCCACGTAGAAGTTGTTGCTCATGTTACAAGGCCTGAATTAAGGTCTAGTGAG GTGTCGAATAGGTTTTACTTCACGTTCACCGTTCGTCCAGAGGCAAAGGCGATGATGAACAATGGTCATAGGGTTCGAAAGGTGGTTCCAGCAACTGAGGAAGAGGCACACAGAATCGCGGAGCGTATGGACGCTGATATGTTGTAG
- the LOC140880614 gene encoding asparagine synthetase [glutamine-hydrolyzing]: MCGILAVLGCSDDCQAKRVRVLELSRRLKHRGPDWSGLYQHGDCYLSHQRLAIVDPASGDQPLFNEDEKIVVTVNGEIYNHEELRKNLPNHKFRTGSDCDVIAHLYEEHGENFVDMLDGMFSFVLLDTRDNSFLAARDAIGITSLYIGWGLDGSVWISSELKGLNDECEHFEVFPPGHLYSSKMGGLRRWYNPQWFSEAIPSTPYEPLVLRRAFEKAVVKRLMTDVPFGVLLSGGLDSSLVAAVTARHLEGTKAAKHWGVQLHSFCVGLEGSPDLKAAREVADYLGTVHHEFYFTVQDGIDAIEDVIYHIETYDVTTIRASTPMFLMSRKIKSLGVKMVLSGEGADEIFGGYLYFHKAPNKDEFHRETCRKIKALHQYDCLRANKATSAWGLEARVPFLDKEFVKVAMSIDPEWKMIKPEQKRIEKWILRKAFDDEERPYLPKHILYRQKEQFSDGVGYSWIDGLKAHAEHHVNDKMMLNAAHIFPHNTPTTKEAYFYRTIFERFFPQNSASLTVPGGASVACSTATAVAWDESWSKNLDPSGRAAVGVHNSPYEKRATVVANGKLTTKVTEPAARVMGTTAPGLTIRG; this comes from the exons ATGTGTGGGATACTAGCAGTTTTGGGTTGTTCCGATGACTGTCAAGCCAAGAGGGTTCGGGTCCTCGAGCTTTCACGCAG ATTGAAGCACAGGGGACCTGATTGGAGTGGACTTTATCAGCATGGAGATTGCTATTTGTCTCACCAAAGGCTGGCAATTGTGGATCCGGCTTCTGGCGACCAACCCCTCTTCAATGAAGATGAAAAGATCGTAGTCACg GTGAATGGAGAAATCTACAACCACGAGGAATTGCGCAAGAACTTGCCTAATCACAAGTTTCGAACTGGAAGTGATTGCGATGTTATTGCCCATCTA taCGAAGAGCATGGCGAAAATTTCGTGGATATGCTGGATGGAATGTTCTCATTTGTGTTGCTGGATACTCGTGATAACAGCTTTCTTGCAGCCCGTGATGCCATTGGGATCACTTCCTTGTACATCGGCTGGGGGCTCGATG GTTCGGTTTGGATATCGTCGGAGCTGAAAGGATTAAATGATGAATGTGAGCATTTCGAAGTTTTCCCTCCAGGGCACTTGTATTCGAGCAAGATGGGCGGTCTTCGAAGATGGTACAATCCTCAATGGTTCTCCGAGGCCATTCCTTCAACTCCGTATGAGCCTTTAGTCCTGAGGCGTGCTTTCGAAAAA GCTGTTGTTAAAAGGCTAATGACTGATGTTCCATTTGGAGTTCTTTTATCGGGAGGACTCGATTCATCCTTGGTTGCTGCCGTTACTGCTCGTCACTTGGAGGGGACGAAAGCTGCGAAGCACTGGGGAGTTCAGCTTCATTCTTTCTGTGTTGGCCTTGAG GGGTCGCCTGATCTGAAAGCTGCTAGAGAAGTTGCTGATTATTTGGGTACCGTTCACCACGAATTTTATTTCACCGTTCAG GATGGTATCGATGCGATTGAGGATGTGATTTATCATATTGAGACATATGATGTAACTACGATTCGAGCAAGCACTCCCATGTTCCTTATGTCGCGTAAGATCAAATCACTTGGAGTGAAAATGGTCTTATCAGGTGAAGGCGCGGACGAGATCTTCGGTGGATATTTATACTTCCATAAGGCGCCTAACAAGGATGAATTCCATCGCGAAACTTGCCGCAAG ATTAAGGCCCTTCACCAATATGACTGTTTGCGAGCGAATAAGGCAACTTCTGCTTGGGGATTAGAGGCGCGAGTTCCGTTTTTAGATAAGGAATTTGTTAAGGTCGCGATGAGCATCGACCCTGAGTGGAAGATG ATCAAACCAGAGCAAAAACGTATTGAGAAGTGGATTTTAAGGAAGGCCTTCGATGATGAGGAGCGCCCATATCTTCCTAAG CATATTCTTTATAGGCAGAAGGAACAATTTAGTGATGGTGTGGGCTATAGCTGGATTGATGGACTCAAAGCTCATGCTGAACACCAT GTCAATGACAAGATGATGCTCAATGCTGCGCATATCTTTCCCCATAACACTCCAACCACTAAGGAGGCCTACTTCTACAGAACGATATTCGAGAGATTCTTCCCACAG AACTCGGCCAGCCTCACTGTCCCAGGTGGTGCAAGTGTGGCGTGCAGCACTGCTACGGCTGTGGCGTGGGACGAATCTTGGTCGAAAAACCTTGACCCATCAGGCAGGGCCGCCGTTGGTGTGCATAACTCGCCTTATGAGAAACGTGCAACCGTGGTCGCTAATGGGAAGTTGACGACTAAAGTCACTGAGCCCGCGGCACGAGTGATGGGGACTACTGCACCCGGGCTAACCATTCGGGGCTAG